The Rhododendron vialii isolate Sample 1 chromosome 6a, ASM3025357v1 genome includes a window with the following:
- the LOC131331333 gene encoding LOB domain-containing protein 39-like: protein MSCNGCRALRKGCSQSCILRPCLDWIESPQAQINATLFVSKFFGRSDLMCFIATVPEKNRPDLFQSLLFEACGRTVNPVNGVLGLLSTGNWHICQMAVKTVLSGGTLRPMGAGIPTPQTCELASDDFRATRKWYDIDNTKQSDLEKNEMTISFNSDSEESAGSMISFDGGDYEVKTSLGGEEPKLLNLFV from the exons ATGAGTTGCAACGGTTGTCGAGCTCTGAGGAAGGGATGCAGCCAGTCTTGCATCCTAAGGCCGTGTTTGGATTGGATTGAAAGCCCTCAGGCCCAAATTAACGCCACCCTCTTCGTCTCCAAATTCTTCGGCCGAAGCGATCTCATGTGTTTCATTGCCACCGTGCCCGAAAAAAATCGGCCTG ATCTCTTTCAGTCTCTGTTGTTCGAAGCCTGCGGTCGAACCGTGAATCCGGTGAACGGAGTCCTTGGTCTACTCTCCACCGGCAACTGGCACATATGCCAGATGGCCGTCAAGACGGTTCTTTCCGGCGGCACTCTGCGGCCGATGGGTGCCGGAATTCCAACCCCGCAGACCTGCGAACTAGCATCCGATGATTTTCGCGCGACTCGGAAATGGTACGACATTGACAATACCAAACAATCCGACCTAGAGAAGAATGAGATGACAATATCCTTCAATTCAGACTCGGAAGAATCAGCTGGGTCGATGATCAGCTTCGACGGCGGCGATTACGAGGTCAAGACTAGTCTGGGAGGAGAAGAACCGAAGCTGTTGAACCTTTTTGTATGA